Within Lolium rigidum isolate FL_2022 chromosome 5, APGP_CSIRO_Lrig_0.1, whole genome shotgun sequence, the genomic segment aaaaacaaaaattatTAGGAACAGTACCAAATCACGGAAAAGTGGTTCGTGAACATCGTCCATCGGAAGATTTGAAGCTACGCATGGAAAAGGTTGGGTAAAGCAGCTTCCGGCCAATGCACACGTCAACGGTCGCGCCAAGACCGATGTGGCGCGCAGCAGCCAGCAGGTTCACTCCTCCATAGCCAAAGACCTCGAGCACGTATTTAACTAGGCAACACATCGATACGAAACTCAGCTCTAGTAAGAGTTCGGGAGTTCAGGCGCTACTATGTGCAAATTATTGAAAAAAACTGCTCCCTCCATCATAAATTTATATAGTTTTAgtttaaacttaaactaaaatcaCGATAAGAATTACGTAacgaagtagtaaataaaacatataAAGAGATGAAGTAATGGGCTAGCTAGCCTTTTCTCGTGAAACATCTACTTGAGAACTATTGACGCCGAGTCACCTTGCAGTGACCCCCTCCTCACCAATAGATGGCTGGTCTTGGCCAAGTGGTTGACCGATACTTGGATGATGTGTGCTCGCTATAGTTGGACAGTCAACTCTAGATGACAGTATATGGTAGTCTCAGGCGAGAGGGTGTTTGTTTCGTGCACACGAGGTCTCGTGCACGTATTCACCGTTAATTTAGTCCAATGTGTTTGTTTTGAGATTGGCACATCAATGAAATGTTTGCATGTAGCCTATCCTAGACTAGTATCATCTCTCTTATTTTTTTAATACATAAATTTAATTTCTACTGTTGGATTTAAAAGAGCCACATTTACCGGGAAATATATCAGATTAACAATTCATTTAAATTTGTGTATTTCTTTCAATGATATCTCTTAAGCAAGCCTAAAAGGTAGTTTCAACAAAATTTAAAATTCTAATTTTGAAACACATTGAAACATGATGATGCATAATCGAACTCGATAAAACTATTCACGGGAAATTGCATCTCCGAATTGAACTCTAAGACAATTGCCAAATATTTTTTAACTCTCATGAACCAAGTTTGAAACAAACTGAAGCAAATTGTTTCAAAGAAATTTTTCACGCCTATGTTTGAAAATTATCAATATACATTCAATATTGGCCTTCACTAGAACTCGAATATTCAAATGGTTTCCAAATAAATATCTGGTTCAAAAGCTAAGGAAGTTTCAAGTTTTGCAATTTAGATCTAATAACTACACAAAATCTGTAAAATAGGCAAAGATAGATAAGGTGGGCCATGCACGGGATGTCCCTGAATAAACCCATTTCTGTCTCAGGCTCAGACAGGGTGGGCAGGGTGGCAAGCACATTGCCGAAATGGATTAGGTGCAAACATTTTGGTTCTTCAAAAACTGCTCCATGATTTTCCAGTTTGAAAATCCACGATCTAATGTTTCCCTTTTGAAAACTTCTCCACTTCAAACATGTGAGTGGTGGACTGAGATTAGCAAGACCGAGCGAGAAACTTGCCCCAATTTATCTTTGTTTTGCATGCACGAACAGACTTACACACTATCGCCAAAAGAAGAACAGATGCACACGCTGGCGAGTTGGCGACGGTGCCACAATGGCCGGAGCGAGTGGTGTTCGTGGTCACCCCTGTTTCTCCTCACTTCGCGCCTAATCATCCTTTCCCCTCCGCCCAATCAACCCAATAAAAGAAAAATGAGATGCATACATGCGTGCGTGCAgcgtgcttgcttgcttgctttgcATGCTCCATTGCTTCTTGATGGGAAATAGAAAGAGGGGTAGATCGATTTGACCCTACTTTGATTATTGATCGTTATAGTCTTTCCCAAGCCCAAGCAAAGAGCGCCAAGCTCAAGATCGATCGATATATAATTTGCGGCCAAAAGGAGGCGCCATTCTCGCCTTCTCCGACGATCCGACGCCAGAACCGGAGTCGCTGATTTTTCGGGGATTCATCATCGTGTTCAAAGATCAGGTGCGTCGCCGATCCGAATGTATATTGCTGCTGTTCTTCTCACTGTTTTCGTTGTGTGTTCAGTCGACACATCTCGTGTTGTTTCTTGGCAATGGCATTTGCAGCCAATGCCAGTTTGTGCATGCTTAATATTGGTTTTCTGGTAAGCTAGGCATAGTGCATGATCTAGCTGGTAGGGGACCTAGGGGAAGATGCCGCTGTTTGATCGAGATCGGTACCAGAGGCTGCCGCTAGATATCAGCGGTGGCGGTGGGGGCGGCGCACGGCGTCCAGCTTCGTCCTGCGCGAGCGCCACCATCATCCTGTTCGTGGGGCTCTGCCTCGTGGGCGCGTGGATGATGGCGTCCACGACCACGAGCAACGTCGCCATGAGCGTGTCGTCCGAGAACAGCTCCGACGAGGACATGCCCGCCGACATGACCCGCAGCGTAGTCAATGAAGGCGCTAACGGCGACGCGCCGCAGACAACAAAGAATGctggcaaggaggaggaggacggtccCGGAGATACCACGCGGACGGGCGACTTCGCCGCCGGGGACACCGGCAAGAAAGACGACGACAGTGGCGCAGGGCAAACGACGGAGGATGCCACCGGCAACAACGACGGTGAACGCCGCCAAGGAGGAGGCAGCGGTGAAGGCGACACGCCGCAAACGACAGAGAACGCCagcaaggaggaggacgacggtcCCGGCGATACGGCGCGGACGGGCGACGCCGCAGCCGGGGACAGCAACAAGAAAGATGACGACGGTGGCGCCATGCAAACGACGGAGGCTGCCGTCGACCAGAGCGGCACCGTGGTTGTCGAGCTGACGGATGCCGCTTCCAACGGCACCCCCGTCGCCGGGGCTGGCGAATCGCCGTCCACGAACGTGACATTCTCCGACGAGAGCGGCATGACGGAAGGCGGCGACGTGGCGAGGCCAGATGATACTTACAAGAAAGCCAATAGTGGCACGAAGGAGGCCACGACCGGCGACCAGGCCGACAAGACCTCGGAGGATGCGGCGACTGGCACGGATCAGAAGGGCGGCGACAATGACAAGCAGAACACTGAGGAGGCGCCACGAGACACGGCGAACACCGGCGACCAGGTTGACAAGAGCTCCGACAAGGCGTCCCTGGACACTGCGGAGACCGGCGGCCAGGACGAGAAGAACAACGAGGCTGCGCCGACGGagaaaaaggaggaggccggcggtcAGCCTGACAACTTCACCGAGAAGAGCAGCGCCGAAGAGACGCCGGCCTACGCAAAAGATGCCGGCGACGACGGCACGGCGAAGAACCAGACGGCCTTCGACGACCGTAACGGCAACCTGGACGGTGACCAGAACGGCGACAAGGTCGTCACCGGCGACGACACGGCAGCTGCATCGAATAACCAAACTTCTTCCGTGGACCAGAACGACGCCGCCAAGAACAAGACATCTGCAGCGCTAGATGACACGATCTCTCGAGAAGCCGAGCTGGTTCCGACGAGCAGTAGCACCACTACCACCGAAGGCGAAGAAAAGCCGGTGACCGAGCCGGTGACGGGCGGGGACAAAGAAACGGTGGAGCTGGTACCGAGCGGACAAGCAGAGCTTCTGAACGAGACGACGACAACGGCGGCGCAGAACGGCACGTTCCCGTCACAAGCCACGGAGTcgagggaggagaagaagaaggcgcgctcgcgcagcagcagcagcaaggacAGCAACGGCAACGTCGTGGTCGGCGAGACGTCGACGGAGGAGTCGTCGTACGCGTGGAAGCTCTGCAACGCGAGCACCGGCGCGGACTACATCCCGTGCCTGGACAACGAGGCGGCCATCAAGCGGCTGCGGAGCACCAAGCACTACGAGCACCGCGAGCGGCACTGCCCGTCCCCGGAGCCGTCGTGCctggtgccgctgccggagggGTACCGTCGGCCGATCCCGTGGCCGCGCAGCCGCGACACGATCTGGTACAACAACGTGCCGTACACGAAGCTGGCGTCGTACAAGGGGCACCAGAACTGGGTGAGggtctccggcgacggcgagcacCTGTCGTTCCCGGGCGGCGGCACGCAGTTCCTCAACGGCGCGTCGCACTACATCGACGTGATCCAGGAGGCGCTCCCGGCGGTGGCGTGGGGCACGCGCAGCCGCGTGGTGCTGGACGTGGGCTGCGGCGTGGCGAGCTTCGGCGGGTACCTCTTCGACAAGGACGCGCTGACCATGTCGTTCGCGCCCAAGGACGAGCACGAGGCGCAGGTGCAGTTCGCGCTGGAGCGCGGCATCCCGGCCATCTCCGCCGTCATGGGCACCAAGCGGCTCCCGTACCCCGGCGGCGCCTTCGACGTCGTGCACTGTGCGCGGTGCCGCGTGCCGTGGCACATCGAGGGGGGCAAGCTGCTGCTGGAGGTGAACCGGCTGCTCCGCCCCGGCGGTCTCTTCGTGTGGTCAGCGACGCCGGTGTACCGGAAGGACGAGGAAAACGTCGGGATCTGGCAGGCCATGGCCGCGCTCACCAAGTCCATGTGCTGGGAGATGGTGACGAGGACCAGCGACACGGTGGACCAGACCGCCTTGGTCATTTTCAAGAAGCCGTCCAGCAACGAGTGCTACGGCAAGAGGAGCCACCAGGAGCCACCGCTGTGCGAGGAGTCCGACAACCCCGACGCCGCATGGTATCCATCCATTCCCGGCATTCATTCGATCTCTCTAACTAGCTCTAGAATTACTTGCTCTGATGCTTGCAGCTGCATCGCAGGAACATAACGCTGCAGTCGTGCATGCACAGAGTGCCCACCGAGTCGGCGGCGCGAGGCTCGCGGTGGCCGGAGCAGTGGCCGGAGAGGCTGACGACGGCACCCTACTGGCTGAGCGACAGCCAGGTCGGCGTCTACGGCAAGCCCGCGCCGGACGACTTCGCCGCGGACACGGAGCACTGGAGGAAGGCCGTCAACAGCTCGTACCTCACCGGCATGGGCATCGACTGGAGCAACGTCAGGAACGTCATGGACATGCGGTCCGTCTACGGCGGGTAAGCTGCGTCAAttctttcctcctcctccttttgtTGCGTCGATCGAGGAGCACTGACACCATGCCGGCGTCGAGCAGATTCGCGGCGGCGCTGCGGGACATGAAGGTGTGGGTGATGAACATCGTGCCGGTGGACTCGCCGGACACCCTGCCGATCATCTACGAGCGCGGGTTGTTCGGGGTGTACCACGACTGGTGCGAGTCCTTCAGCACATACCCGAGGTCGTACGATCTCGTCCACGCCGACCATCTCTTCTCCAAGCTCAAGTACAGGTCAGAATCATCATCTCCTTGCCATCAACTCCAGTTCGGGAAGTTTTCACTGAGTCGCCATCGTTGCAGGTGCAAGCTGAGGCTGGTGGTCGCCGAGGTGGACCGGATAATGAGACCGGAGGGGAAGATGATCGTTCGAGAAGACAGGGAGACTGCCGAGGAGATCGAGAGGATAGCAAAGTCTCTGCATTGGGAGGTCCGAATGGACGTGTCCAAGGAGGGGGAGAGGCTACTCTGCTTCGAAAAGACCATGTGGCGACCCACCCAAGTCGAAGCACAGAGTTAGCACAAGCTAGTTAGCAAACACATGTTCAATAATAAGAAATAAATAACTGGATATAGATGTTGGTCTGTACTCTGTAGCAGAGCTGTGGTTCAGAGTTTTGTAGTTGTACAAGTAAACAGTTCACAATATATGTACCATATGCCTGTGTAACTGAGAAACTAAACACCCAAAAGTTGCATGGTAAAACTGAATAACGAAATACTAACTCCAAAAATACTTTGTTCAGGCAGAATGGTGGTGCTGATCATTTGGTACATGGACACAACAAATAGTATGAAGCAAACCTCTATTAAATTATCACAACACTTGCAATAACAGGCTGACACAATCATGTTTCTTAATATAATCAGTATTACGCTCGTAAGTAAAATCCATTCCACAGGAAAATTGCGTCACAACCTGGTGCCATAATATCAAGCTATCTATCAAAATCTTACAGAACCAAGTGACTTCCAGACTCTCATATTAAGGATTCGCTGAGACACCTTAAACGACTGAAAGACTGGCCGCTTAGAATCTTGCAAATTGCCGGTTATCATCACCTCCTTCCGTTTAGAATCTTGCAAATTGCCTGTTATCATCACCTCCTTTCCTTCCGTAAGGATTTGCGGCGTTGATACCATGCCTCCTTCCACCACCATCCACTTTCCTCGTCTTCCTACGTTTAGAAGCACTACTCTCCAAGTCGAGATTCACTTTTGGAGGGTTCTTAAAACAGAATGATGCTGCCACGGACTGCCACATAGTAAGGAAATAGTTAAGTCATCAATTTTCCTGTCAGACTCTGAAACTCTTTACTGTACACACAAATAACTAAAGTTCCATGCTCATGAAACACCCATTCATACAAAGGTGAGGATGATAAATACTGGCCACTTCCCTGGGATAAGCTCACTTCTAAACCAAGGCAAAAGACGACTTCCCAGGGATAAACACACTGCCAAAAATCAACTGTGCCTCTACTTGACCGCGAAACTATTTGGAAATGTGTAAAGtggataaaataaagtaaaatgccAACAAGACAGTAGACAAATAAGCCCACACACCAGCATTGTCAAGTCCAAGAAAAGCATAGCATGAAGAGGATAACAATGAGTAGTGCAAGGGAACCAAAGGCCGTGCTTCTAGCTAAAATATTTGACAAATGCAGTGAATAAATCATGTTACGCCAGTAGACAGTGGACAAATATGTTACCAGAGACTAGCATTCCCAGTGGATCGTAATGATAAACGAAAACAAATATGGAGAGGATAATTGCAGTGCAAAGGGAGCAAAAACTGAGCCTTAAAAAACCTTAAGAGTAACTGTACCTTCATATCGAGGTCATGAACATTGAAAATGTCCTTCATGGCGTGTGAGTTGTATGCCAAAATGTAGGATCGGTAGGCTTCTTTAGCTGACTGATTTAGGAAGTAGTTCTCACCAACAATATTCTCCTGCTCAAACACATGAGTTATGAATTCTAAACGTGTTTAAAAAATGAATCGGAAATAATTTATATTTGCACAAGATGCACTTACAAGGTGTGATTGTAAATTTGGCACATTCTTATTATTGAACTCGTATTCTGTGAGAGAAATCTTGGCTGCCTGCAGGTACCATGGTATAGTTTATATTAActttagagagagagagaagtaAATTAGTGTGTAGAATTGATTACCTTCAGGTAAATAAGAAACTTTAGTTCTTGTGGCAACAAGAACAATAATGCACTTCCTTTGCCTTTTTCACCACGTGCAGTACGACCAACTCTGTGGATGTAATCCTGAACATCAAATTTGAATGGGTCAGCAAATTGAAACAATAAAAATACATAACATAACTAGGACAGTTCACATCACAAACCTTTGGTTCATCTGGAGGATCATACTGCACAATATAATCCTAAACAAGGGGCAATTATCATTCAGTTAGCAAGGGGAAAAGAATTGGGCCCACTGGTTTAAAAACATATAAGACAAAAACCCACCACGTCTGGAATATCAAGTCCACGTGCTGCAACGTTAGTGCATAATAAGATACCCTTCTCTGCCTTGCAAAAGTTAAAGAATGTTGTAGTTCGTTTCTGCTGCTTTTGTTTGCCATGGATATCCTCACACTCTATCTGGAGAAAATTTAGAAGTTCTGCATGGAACTTTACTGAACTACATGATGAAAAGAACACCATGACCTTCTTAGACTGTTTCTTTTTTAGGAAAGCATATAGAACCAAGAACCTCTTCTCGCTAGGAATAACACAATAGCCCTGCTGTAAGCCTTCCACAGTAGCCTGCAGGAGGATCATTGTTATTTTGACTACAGAAGTTCTTAACATAGAGAGATTAAGAGTTTGGTGAACCAGTTCTTACATTTGATTTACCATCATCAACTGAGATATAAACaggtttttctttcctttcttcatttttctcaaatgacaaCTTGGCAAACTCTTCAACCTGTGAATTCAAAAGACCAGCTGATTCATGTAAAGAGAAAAACAACAAGAATCAACTTCAAAAATGGTCTGAATGACAAATCCACCAACCTCCCTAGTTTGTGTTGCGGAAAAAAGAACGGTCTGACGATTCTGTGTATCATGCACAGTGATTAAACAGAAACAAATAGTAAAATGTCAATAAAATTGATTAATAGTGGTATGTATATCAAGTGAGAACCATCAAATGGCTAGATGAAAATGTACCAGAGGAAGGCGTTTAAATATTTGCTTCATGTCTTCCTCGAAGTTTTGCTCAAGAATACGATCAGCTTCATCAATGATAAGACACTACAAAAAATAGGGTAAGGGAGGTCAGGGAGACTAATTAAGAGGGGGAAAGGAGTCATTCCCTGCACTAATCAGGAAGCAATGGCACAAAAAATCAAGCAAGCAAGCATTGCATATGCTTAACATTAGCGCTACACACTGCTAAAATAAACAGCTGGGCTGGACTAGTTGTCCAGTTGGGTTTACTATACCTCAAGTCAAGCTTTTTGGGTCTATAAAGTTTAAGGTCAACAAACTGCAGCCCATGTAAGTTCAAAAACAAATACTGTATAATATATTATGCGGTTCCATTAATTTATATTAATCAATATAGGAAAATGGGTATGTATCTTAGCTATAGAAGTAAACAATTTTCTATTCGCATATCAACATAATCCCCAGAACAAGATAATATGAAGCATGTAGTTAATGCATGAAGAAAGTGCAGATAAAGTGCATAGAACACAAACACATGTAACCATGGCCATTGCTGTTACTActttattgcataaaaaccaagggAGCCTGACTTAGACGGTGTCATGTGGACACATCAGTATCAACCACTTGAAAACGGCAAAGGAAGTTGTGGCTAGATCAAAAGGGCTTAGACATAAGATAGGTTATCTTCCATTGTTTTATTTCGA encodes:
- the LOC124658295 gene encoding probable methyltransferase PMT25, producing the protein MPLFDRDRYQRLPLDISGGGGGGARRPASSCASATIILFVGLCLVGAWMMASTTTSNVAMSVSSENSSDEDMPADMTRSVVNEGANGDAPQTTKNAGKEEEDDDDGGAMQTTEAAVDQSGTVVVELTDAASNGTPVAGAGESPSTNVTFSDESGMTEGGDVARPDDTYKKANSGTKEATTGDQADKTSEDAATGTDQKGGDNDKQNTEEAPRDTANTGDQVDKSSDKASLDTAETGGQDEKNNEAAPTEKKEEAGGQPDNFTEKSSAEETPAYAKDAGDDGTAKNQTAFDDRNGNLDGDQNGDKVVTGDDTAAASNNQTSSVDQNDAAKNKTSAALDDTISREAELVPTSSSTTTTEGEEKPVTEPVTGGDKETVELVPSGQAELLNETTTTAAQNGTFPSQATESREEKKKARSRSSSSKDSNGNVVVGETSTEESSYAWKLCNASTGADYIPCLDNEAAIKRLRSTKHYEHRERHCPSPEPSCLVPLPEGYRRPIPWPRSRDTIWYNNVPYTKLASYKGHQNWVRVSGDGEHLSFPGGGTQFLNGASHYIDVIQEALPAVAWGTRSRVVLDVGCGVASFGGYLFDKDALTMSFAPKDEHEAQVQFALERGIPAISAVMGTKRLPYPGGAFDVVHCARCRVPWHIEGGKLLLEVNRLLRPGGLFVWSATPVYRKDEENVGIWQAMAALTKSMCWEMVTRTSDTVDQTALVIFKKPSSNECYGKRSHQEPPLCEESDNPDAAWNITLQSCMHRVPTESAARGSRWPEQWPERLTTAPYWLSDSQVGVYGKPAPDDFAADTEHWRKAVNSSYLTGMGIDWSNVRNVMDMRSVYGGFAAALRDMKVWVMNIVPVDSPDTLPIIYERGLFGVYHDWCESFSTYPRSYDLVHADHLFSKLKYRCKLRLVVAEVDRIMRPEGKMIVREDRETAEEIERIAKSLHWEVRMDVSKEGERLLCFEKTMWRPTQVEAQS
- the LOC124656214 gene encoding DEAD-box ATP-dependent RNA helicase 27-like, with protein sequence MQALKEASREDKIGGRAVRGHEDKNHPEADLPLPPAAAAAAVAPPATATMGSTKSSKKRKPVAPPPESDSEPEQTVHETAADAAAEELNEEEQQAEAGGDDGEHQQEEAVGKDEEQETGSEKKKINQKKEKEGSGILTSMLFSELPISDLTSKAVAEMNYTHLAQIQARSIPHLLAGRDVMGAAKTGSGKTLAFLIPAIELLYNLHFSPRNGTGVIVVCPTRELAIQTHNVAKELMKNHSQTLGYVIGGNGRRTEADQLAKGVNLLVATPGRLLDHLQNTKGFIYKRLKCLIIDEADRILEQNFEEDMKQIFKRLPLNRQTVLFSATQTREVEEFAKLSFEKNEERKEKPVYISVDDGKSNATVEGLQQGYCVIPSEKRFLVLYAFLKKKQSKKVMVFFSSCSSVKFHAELLNFLQIECEDIHGKQKQQKRTTTFFNFCKAEKGILLCTNVAARGLDIPDVDYIVQYDPPDEPKDYIHRVGRTARGEKGKGSALLFLLPQELKFLIYLKAAKISLTEYEFNNKNVPNLQSHLENIVGENYFLNQSAKEAYRSYILAYNSHAMKDIFNVHDLDMKSVAASFCFKNPPKVNLDLESSASKRRKTRKVDGGGRRHGINAANPYGRKGGDDNRQFARF